One Streptomyces lincolnensis genomic region harbors:
- a CDS encoding SigE family RNA polymerase sigma factor, translating into MDAAELDGFREFVENRSSALLKTAVLLCGGDRHAGEDLLQNALARAVGKWQRIDEPEAYVRRILYRQQVGRWRLKWPRREVTVAEPPEAGAGADPASAAELRVVMRQALSRLTARQRTMLVLRYFEDLPESEVARLLGCSVGTVRSTTHRSLARLRSLAPELAALRAADASPRPSRDFSPVEVRP; encoded by the coding sequence ATGGACGCCGCGGAGCTGGACGGTTTCCGGGAGTTCGTGGAGAACAGATCGTCGGCGCTGCTGAAGACGGCCGTGCTGCTCTGCGGGGGAGACCGGCACGCCGGCGAGGACCTGTTGCAGAACGCGCTGGCCAGGGCGGTCGGCAAGTGGCAGCGGATCGACGAGCCCGAGGCCTACGTCCGGCGGATCCTCTACCGCCAGCAGGTCGGCCGCTGGCGGCTGAAATGGCCGCGCCGGGAGGTCACCGTCGCCGAGCCGCCGGAGGCGGGCGCCGGTGCCGACCCGGCGTCCGCGGCCGAGCTGCGCGTGGTGATGCGCCAGGCGCTCTCCAGGCTCACCGCCCGCCAGCGCACGATGCTGGTGCTGCGCTACTTCGAGGACCTGCCCGAGTCCGAGGTGGCCCGGCTGCTGGGCTGCTCGGTCGGCACCGTGCGGTCCACCACCCACCGCTCCCTCGCCCGGCTGCGCTCCCTCGCGCCCGAACTGGCCGCCCTGCGCGCCGCGGACGCCTCGCCGCGGCCGTCCCGTGACTTCTCGCCCGTGGAGGTGCGTCCATGA